Genomic DNA from Thermodesulfovibrionales bacterium:
CTATATCCCTCCCGCGCAGGGCCTCGGGCAGTGCAACTTCCTGGACTTGTGTGCACTCTCTGAAGCCTGCTCCCGCGATCCCCTGAAGAACCGCCTCAGGTATGTTCAGTTCGTCGAACCTCATGAAGTCATCTCCATTATAATATAAAAAGAGAAGATTATCTCTAAGCTTCATGGTGAATCCGGGAGAGCGTGATCTGCTCATCATTAACGAAGAGGAGGAGAAGGCGCGAGGTGCAGAGCGCTAAAACATATCTTGCCATACAAGACGAGTAAGAAACGATTTGAGGAACTCGCCGAGATCGCGCTAGGCGGAATTCCTGTCAAATACCAGCAGTACTTCAGAAACATCTCCATCATGATCGAAGACCATCCGAGTGAAGAAACCGTCGAAGTGACGGGTGTGCCGCGAGATGAACTCCTTGGGCTATTCAGTGGTCAGACTCAGGGCGAGAAGGTATCTTTTTTCAGCGTTCCCTCTCCCTATCCGGATACCATCTTCCTCTATCAGAAAAACATCGAGGTAAAATGCGGGTCGGAGAAGGACCTGGCGGAGGAAATCCGGATGACGATTCTCCACGAAGTCGGCCACTATTTCGGTCTTTCAGAGGAAGACCTGGAAGAGTTCGAGAGTCCGGAGTGACGTTCGGTAAAGGAGAGGGCGGTTTCTCGGAAGCATGACGCATATCAGTTCTTTTCTAATGCTATACTGTTTTTCTCGTGATTCTCGCGGGGAAAAAAAGAGCACCGGAGAAAAGACCTTATTCGCCGGTGCCCCTGTGGTCGCGTAGTGAGGACCCTCTTCAGCCCCCGAGATAACCAGCTGCGATCGGATCTTTTTCAGAGAACGCTTCATCCACTTTTACGGAAGCGGTCCTTTCGACGTCTGCATAGCCCTCCCAATCAAAGGGGCAGACTCTTGTCAGTATTTCGAGTTTCCAGTCGAGTGTCCTGACGATGTCATTGAGGTGTGCGAGATGGGTCTCCAACAAGGCCTTGTCGGAAGTTTTCATATCCTCAATCTCATGCACGAAACCAAGCAGCCTCGATTTCATGGCGGAAAGTTCCTTATATACTCTGTCGCAATAATTCTCGAAACCTATGTCTTTCTTGCTTGCCATGGCACCCTCCTCTCTGAAACAGAAACAATTGTTAAATGGGTAACCCTTAACATCCGTATACTCTCTCTTTCTAATCCAATATTATCTCAGAAGGAGTCTAATGTCAAGAAAAATCTAATATGCGCAACTCTATGAATCTAAGAAGAAATTATCTGCTCCCTAAAGCGGGTGACCCAGATAGCAGAAGACCTCTATCTAAAGACTATCCTCACGGACACCACGTTGAAAGAATTCAGGAAACCATCAGGGCTGAGGCGAGATTGACACCGAACGAGCCAAGATTTATCATAGAACATGAATTTTGGATATTTCCTGGAGGGATTTGGGCATGCCGAAGATAAGGATAGCCCTTGTTACTGGCGCTAACAGGGGTCTCGGGTTAGAAACAAGCAGACAACTCGCTCGATTGGGCATCAAAGTGCTCATGGGGTCGCGAAGCGCCAGAAAGGGAAAGGCTGCGGTACAGGAGCTTGCCGATGAAGGCCTCGATGTCGAGTTCATCCTCCTCGATGTCACTAAATCCGACCATATCATCCATGCAGCTGAACAGATCAGGGAGAGTTTCGGCAAGCTCGATATC
This window encodes:
- a CDS encoding metallopeptidase family protein translates to MPYKTSKKRFEELAEIALGGIPVKYQQYFRNISIMIEDHPSEETVEVTGVPRDELLGLFSGQTQGEKVSFFSVPSPYPDTIFLYQKNIEVKCGSEKDLAEEIRMTILHEVGHYFGLSEEDLEEFESPE